A genomic segment from Burkholderia plantarii encodes:
- a CDS encoding alpha-ketoacid dehydrogenase subunit beta, with amino-acid sequence MTTAQPKGQSATTMTMIQALRSAMDVMLERSGDVVVFGQDVGYFGGVFRCTEGLQAKFGSSRVFDAPISEGGIVGVAVGMGAYGLRPVCEIQFADYFYPASDQIVSEAARLRYRSAAEFTAPLTIRMPCGGGIYGGQTHSQSPEAMFTQVCGLRTVMPSNPYDAKGLLIAAIENDDPVIFLEPKRLYNGPFDGHHERPVTPWNQHPASLVPEGYYTVPLETAAVVRPGHAMTVLTYGTTVHVSLAAAQETGIDAEVIDLRSLWPLDLDAIVASVRKTGRCVVVHEATRTCGFGAELIALVQEHCFHWLEAPVERVTGWDTPYPHAQEWAYFPGPSRVGEAMRRVMEG; translated from the coding sequence ATGACCACAGCACAACCGAAGGGTCAGTCGGCCACGACCATGACCATGATCCAGGCATTGCGCTCCGCGATGGACGTGATGCTCGAACGCAGCGGCGACGTGGTGGTGTTCGGCCAGGACGTCGGCTATTTCGGCGGCGTGTTCCGCTGCACCGAGGGCCTGCAGGCGAAGTTCGGCAGCTCGCGCGTGTTCGACGCGCCGATCTCCGAGGGCGGCATCGTCGGCGTGGCGGTGGGGATGGGCGCCTACGGGCTGCGGCCCGTCTGCGAGATCCAGTTCGCCGACTATTTCTATCCGGCCTCCGACCAGATCGTCTCCGAGGCAGCGCGCCTGCGCTACCGCTCGGCGGCCGAATTCACCGCGCCGCTCACCATCCGCATGCCGTGCGGCGGCGGCATCTACGGCGGCCAGACGCACAGCCAGAGCCCCGAGGCGATGTTCACGCAGGTCTGCGGGCTGCGCACGGTGATGCCGTCGAACCCGTATGACGCGAAGGGCCTGCTGATCGCCGCGATCGAGAACGACGATCCGGTGATCTTCCTCGAGCCGAAGCGCCTCTACAACGGCCCGTTCGACGGCCACCACGAGCGTCCCGTCACGCCGTGGAACCAGCATCCGGCGAGCCTCGTGCCCGAGGGCTACTACACCGTGCCGCTCGAAACGGCCGCGGTGGTGCGGCCCGGCCACGCGATGACGGTGCTGACCTACGGCACCACCGTCCACGTCTCGCTCGCGGCCGCGCAGGAAACCGGCATCGACGCCGAGGTGATCGACCTGCGCAGCCTGTGGCCGCTCGATCTCGACGCGATCGTCGCGTCGGTGCGCAAGACCGGGCGCTGCGTGGTGGTGCATGAGGCCACCCGCACCTGCGGGTTCGGCGCCGAGCTGATCGCGCTCGTCCAGGAGCACTGCTTCCACTGGCTCGAAGCGCCGGTGGAGCGCGTCACCGGGTGGGACACGCCTTATCCGCATGCGCAGGAATGGGCGTATTTTCCGGGGCCGAGCCGCGTGGGCGAGGCGATGCGACGCGTGATGGAGGGCTGA